The following proteins are co-located in the Luteolibacter rhizosphaerae genome:
- a CDS encoding alpha/beta fold hydrolase, whose product MKLVSTLATGALALTAAANPEVRYETVDLPEAKIFYREAGDPAKPAILLLHGFPSSSHMFRDLIPELSADFHVIAPDLPGFGFSSAPDHKQFSYTFDHLAGVMGDFVERQKLEKFSIYVFDYGAPVGFRLALKYPDRITGIVTQNGNAYVEGLSEEGWQPVRNYWEKPTQENRDALRQMLTLEATRWQYVHGVKDESLVAPESYTLDQMLLDRPQSAEIQLDLFGDYQNNVKLYPKFQEFFRTRKVPTLAVWGKNDPFFLPPGAEAYKRDNPEAKVVFYNTGHFALETHAKEIGAEIRAFFAGRK is encoded by the coding sequence ATGAAACTCGTATCCACACTCGCGACAGGCGCCCTCGCTCTCACCGCCGCCGCCAATCCTGAAGTCCGCTACGAGACGGTGGACTTGCCCGAAGCAAAGATCTTCTACCGCGAGGCCGGAGATCCCGCGAAGCCCGCCATCCTCCTTCTCCATGGATTCCCCAGCTCCAGCCACATGTTCCGGGACCTGATCCCCGAGCTCTCCGCCGACTTCCACGTGATCGCGCCGGATCTCCCCGGCTTCGGCTTTTCCAGCGCACCGGACCACAAGCAGTTCAGCTATACCTTCGACCATTTGGCCGGAGTGATGGGAGACTTCGTGGAGCGGCAGAAGCTGGAGAAGTTCTCGATCTACGTCTTCGATTACGGAGCGCCGGTCGGCTTCCGCCTAGCCCTCAAGTATCCGGACCGGATCACCGGGATCGTCACGCAGAACGGGAATGCCTACGTCGAGGGTCTTTCCGAGGAGGGTTGGCAACCGGTCCGCAACTACTGGGAAAAGCCGACCCAAGAAAACCGCGATGCCCTGCGCCAGATGCTGACGCTGGAGGCGACCCGTTGGCAGTACGTTCACGGTGTGAAGGATGAGAGCCTCGTCGCCCCCGAGTCCTACACGCTGGACCAAATGCTGCTCGATCGCCCCCAGAGCGCGGAGATCCAGCTCGACCTCTTCGGGGACTATCAGAACAACGTGAAGCTCTACCCAAAGTTCCAAGAGTTCTTCCGGACCCGGAAGGTCCCGACCCTCGCGGTCTGGGGTAAGAACGACCCCTTCTTCCTCCCACCCGGAGCCGAGGCTTATAAGCGCGATAACCCGGAGGCGAAGGTAGTCTTCTACAACACCGGCCACTTCGCACTGGAGACTCACGCGAAAGAGATTGGTGCGGAGATCCGGGCCTTTTTCGCCGGGCGGAAGTGA
- a CDS encoding CGNR zinc finger domain-containing protein, whose translation MKLVKTNFEGYFTGVSSAVPEFVFLGEHPALDFANTLYAPHGELEDQLRSWADVREWLRQASLDDEVGTAGDLEAVVALRSAWAREIAGMLAGKPVSKGFLKALNAALEKDHFSEAVTESLELVRSSSRLQGSDRVMAILARQIASFLTECNRDYLRQCAGHGCVLYFYDTTKNHRRQWCSAAACGNRHKVAAFRERQAKKKSS comes from the coding sequence ATGAAACTTGTCAAAACTAATTTTGAAGGTTACTTTACCGGGGTGAGCAGCGCCGTTCCGGAATTCGTCTTCCTTGGGGAGCATCCCGCCTTGGATTTCGCGAACACGCTCTATGCCCCGCATGGGGAGCTGGAAGACCAGTTGCGGTCTTGGGCGGATGTGAGGGAGTGGCTGCGTCAGGCCAGCCTTGATGACGAGGTCGGCACCGCGGGGGACTTGGAGGCGGTGGTGGCACTGCGTTCGGCTTGGGCGCGGGAGATCGCCGGCATGCTGGCGGGCAAGCCGGTGAGCAAAGGCTTCCTCAAGGCGCTGAATGCCGCCTTGGAGAAAGATCACTTCTCCGAAGCGGTGACGGAATCCCTCGAGTTGGTCCGGTCCTCATCCCGGCTGCAGGGTTCGGACCGGGTCATGGCGATCCTTGCGCGCCAGATCGCGAGCTTCCTCACGGAGTGCAATCGCGACTACCTGCGCCAGTGCGCGGGTCACGGTTGCGTGCTCTACTTCTACGACACGACCAAGAACCACCGCCGCCAATGGTGCAGCGCGGCGGCGTGCGGCAACCGCCACAAGGTTGCCGCCTTCCGCGAGCGTCAGGCCAAGAAGAAGAGCAGCTGA
- a CDS encoding anthranilate synthase component II, whose amino-acid sequence MLLIIDNYDSFTYNLVQYFGELGAEMKIVRNDALTVEDVKALKPERICISPGPCTPNEAGISCELIEKLGASTPILGVCLGHQSIGQVYGGDVVRADRLMHGKTSPILHEGKSVFAGLPSPFEATRYHSLIVKRETLPDCLEITAWTAEGEIMGLKHKEHPVHGVQFHPESILTQDGKRILENFLGY is encoded by the coding sequence ATGTTGCTGATCATCGATAATTACGACTCCTTCACCTACAACCTTGTCCAGTACTTCGGCGAGCTCGGGGCGGAGATGAAGATCGTGCGCAACGACGCGCTGACGGTGGAAGACGTGAAGGCGCTCAAACCGGAACGGATCTGCATCTCGCCGGGTCCCTGCACACCGAACGAAGCGGGCATCTCCTGCGAGCTGATCGAGAAGCTGGGAGCCAGCACCCCGATCCTAGGCGTCTGCCTCGGCCACCAGTCGATCGGACAGGTTTACGGCGGCGATGTCGTCCGGGCCGACCGTCTCATGCACGGCAAGACCTCGCCGATCCTCCATGAGGGCAAGAGCGTCTTCGCCGGGCTGCCGAGCCCCTTCGAGGCCACGCGCTATCACTCCCTGATCGTAAAACGCGAGACGCTCCCGGATTGCCTGGAGATCACCGCGTGGACCGCGGAGGGCGAGATCATGGGCCTGAAGCACAAAGAACACCCGGTGCACGGCGTCCAGTTCCACCCCGAGTCGATCCTGACCCAGGACGGAAAGCGGATTCTGGAAAACTTCCTCGGCTACTGA
- the trpE gene encoding anthranilate synthase component I: MLPRVVNPIPVEPSFEEFAKLAAQGNVIPVYTQLAADFETPLSAYLKVRDARHSFLLESAESTEKGGRWSIIGSGPRRVIEARGKDLSIKEGSHVEHVTVEDDVLAALQRHMGGYKPVLHGNLPPFCGGLVGYLSYDAVRQFEPTVPAAPKDELGIPDAVFMLADTLVVFDQRLRRLQIIANAFTGDHASLEEAYGAARAKVAALVEMLNRPLHVPALNGLAPVEPEQAVSNTTQEEFEEMVRKGKEYIAAGDVFQFVPSQRFGADFHRSPVDLYRALRHVNPSPYMFILELGDFSLVGSSPEVHVRAIGGRIDIRPIAGTRWRGKTQAEDDALAAELLADPKERAEHLMLVDLARNDVGRIAEHGSVKVDDFMIIERYSHVMHIVSNVTGTLDNSHSSYDVLRATFPAGTVSGAPKIRAMQVINELEKSKRGAYAGAVGYFGFDGGHDSCITLRTCLLKDSKAYVQAGAGVVADSDPTYEYVETVNKAKALLRAIALAKTLEG; the protein is encoded by the coding sequence ATGCTCCCGCGCGTTGTGAATCCCATTCCGGTCGAACCGTCGTTCGAAGAATTCGCGAAGCTGGCTGCCCAGGGCAATGTGATCCCTGTCTACACCCAGCTTGCCGCGGACTTCGAGACGCCGCTGTCCGCGTACCTCAAGGTGCGCGACGCGCGTCATTCCTTCCTGCTCGAAAGCGCTGAAAGCACGGAGAAGGGCGGACGATGGTCGATCATCGGCAGCGGTCCGCGCCGGGTCATCGAGGCCCGCGGCAAGGATCTCAGCATCAAGGAAGGCTCGCACGTCGAACACGTGACGGTGGAAGACGACGTGCTGGCCGCGCTGCAGCGCCACATGGGCGGCTACAAGCCCGTCCTCCACGGGAATCTCCCGCCCTTCTGCGGCGGTCTGGTGGGCTATCTTTCTTATGACGCTGTCCGCCAGTTCGAGCCGACGGTACCAGCCGCGCCGAAGGACGAGCTCGGGATTCCGGACGCAGTCTTCATGCTGGCCGACACCTTGGTCGTCTTCGATCAACGCCTGCGCCGCTTGCAGATCATCGCGAACGCCTTCACCGGCGATCACGCCAGCCTGGAGGAAGCCTACGGCGCCGCGCGCGCAAAGGTGGCCGCGCTGGTGGAAATGCTGAACCGCCCGCTGCACGTGCCGGCCCTGAACGGCCTCGCGCCGGTGGAGCCGGAGCAGGCGGTGAGCAACACGACTCAAGAGGAGTTCGAGGAGATGGTGCGCAAGGGCAAGGAATACATCGCCGCGGGCGACGTGTTCCAGTTCGTGCCGAGCCAGCGTTTCGGCGCGGATTTCCACCGCTCGCCGGTGGATCTCTACCGCGCCCTGCGCCACGTGAATCCCTCGCCCTACATGTTCATCTTGGAACTGGGCGACTTCTCGCTGGTGGGCTCATCCCCGGAAGTTCACGTCCGCGCCATCGGTGGCCGGATCGATATCCGCCCGATCGCCGGCACCCGCTGGAGAGGCAAAACGCAGGCGGAAGACGATGCTCTGGCCGCCGAACTTCTCGCCGACCCGAAGGAACGCGCGGAGCACCTGATGCTGGTGGACCTCGCCCGCAACGACGTCGGCCGCATCGCCGAACACGGCAGCGTGAAGGTCGATGATTTCATGATCATCGAGCGTTACAGCCACGTGATGCACATCGTGTCCAACGTGACCGGCACTCTCGACAACAGCCACAGCTCCTACGATGTGCTGCGCGCCACCTTCCCCGCCGGAACCGTGAGCGGTGCACCGAAGATCCGGGCCATGCAGGTGATCAACGAGCTGGAGAAGAGCAAGCGCGGGGCCTACGCCGGTGCCGTCGGTTACTTCGGCTTCGACGGTGGCCACGACTCCTGCATCACGCTGCGGACCTGCCTATTGAAGGACAGCAAAGCATACGTGCAGGCCGGTGCCGGGGTCGTTGCGGACTCCGATCCGACCTACGAATACGTGGAAACCGTGAACAAGGCGAAGGCCCTGCTCCGCGCCATCGCCCTCGCCAAAACCTTGGAAGGATAA
- a CDS encoding RNA polymerase sigma factor: MNPSPPTDDFQLLDRFLKAKDQRAFALLMERHLPLVYSVALRVTGQPQLAQEIGQDVFLKLVRKPPTSMKRIPLAVWLHRATRCRAIDMLRSERRREARERAVAAEPAAGAQLDEEALACLDEVIDRLPESERHLVVGRFFLGQSFPELSSRTGASEDAIRMRLNRSLEKMRVSFSRQGITTTAAILARALPAQALTIPPRGMAASILKSVSAVGVGAAAPGSFLSSLYLMTSIQKYTIGGVLLLAAAIPVAIQIQQGQDPHKTDSGTPPVAHSSALPSAPETKRKAEKSERTPRSGLEGEFAALAEKYGESEARQARSLASQSARLVRQIGSMEGLKEKLGAGVKQEIELLAKELGLDAGQQATIEAMGEEAISERITDLGRVATRTEENLPALAEVFLALDAVSRGKIDEAAFKDALHDKVGKLSLGNTSVLELIGLVGVRAVYKAQDPFASSPELSKRFAEQLDSERRLRYQDIRDTNAANAAEFPELTRRNLEAISSNITGMGKIFEAMEMMDTEAIRSGK, from the coding sequence ATGAATCCGTCCCCGCCCACCGACGACTTCCAGCTCCTCGACCGCTTCCTGAAGGCGAAGGACCAGCGTGCCTTCGCCCTGCTGATGGAGCGTCATCTGCCGCTGGTCTATTCGGTGGCGCTTCGGGTCACGGGCCAGCCGCAGCTCGCACAGGAGATCGGGCAGGATGTTTTCCTGAAACTGGTCCGCAAGCCGCCTACATCCATGAAGCGAATCCCGCTGGCCGTATGGCTCCACCGCGCGACCCGCTGCCGCGCCATCGACATGCTGCGCTCCGAGCGGCGGCGCGAAGCCCGGGAACGTGCGGTCGCAGCCGAACCCGCTGCCGGTGCTCAGCTCGACGAGGAGGCCTTGGCCTGCTTGGACGAGGTGATCGACCGTTTGCCGGAGAGCGAGCGTCATCTGGTGGTGGGCCGCTTCTTTCTCGGGCAGAGTTTTCCGGAGCTTTCTTCCCGGACGGGAGCGAGCGAGGACGCGATCCGGATGCGGCTCAACCGCTCCTTGGAGAAGATGCGCGTCTCCTTCTCCCGACAGGGGATCACCACCACCGCGGCGATTCTTGCCCGCGCCCTACCGGCGCAGGCTCTCACCATCCCGCCCCGGGGCATGGCGGCCTCGATCCTGAAGTCGGTCTCAGCCGTCGGCGTGGGTGCGGCGGCCCCGGGATCCTTCCTCAGCTCCCTTTACCTCATGACCAGCATACAGAAATACACCATCGGCGGGGTCCTGCTGCTTGCGGCAGCCATCCCCGTGGCCATCCAGATCCAGCAGGGGCAGGATCCCCACAAGACCGACTCCGGAACCCCGCCCGTCGCACATTCCTCCGCTCTGCCCTCCGCACCCGAAACGAAACGGAAGGCGGAGAAGAGCGAGCGGACGCCGCGCAGCGGACTCGAAGGCGAATTCGCCGCACTGGCGGAGAAGTATGGCGAATCGGAAGCCCGCCAAGCACGATCCTTGGCCAGCCAGAGTGCCAGATTGGTGCGACAGATCGGGAGCATGGAGGGGCTCAAGGAGAAGCTAGGTGCCGGAGTGAAGCAGGAGATCGAGTTGCTGGCGAAAGAGCTAGGCCTCGATGCCGGGCAGCAGGCCACGATCGAGGCCATGGGAGAAGAGGCGATCTCCGAACGGATCACGGATCTCGGGAGAGTGGCCACGCGGACCGAAGAGAATCTGCCCGCGCTGGCCGAAGTCTTCCTCGCCCTTGATGCGGTGAGCCGGGGCAAGATCGATGAAGCTGCCTTCAAGGATGCGCTGCACGACAAGGTCGGGAAGCTGAGTCTGGGCAACACTTCGGTGCTCGAACTGATCGGCTTGGTGGGAGTGAGGGCGGTCTACAAGGCCCAAGATCCCTTCGCGAGTTCTCCCGAGTTGTCGAAGCGCTTTGCCGAGCAACTGGATTCGGAACGGCGGCTTCGCTACCAGGATATCCGCGATACTAATGCGGCGAACGCGGCGGAGTTCCCGGAACTCACCCGGCGGAATCTGGAGGCCATCTCCTCGAACATCACCGGAATGGGCAAGATCTTCGAGGCGATGGAGATGATGGATACCGAGGCTATCCGTAGCGGGAAGTAG
- the trpC gene encoding indole-3-glycerol phosphate synthase TrpC, translating to MSDKLAEIIATKRLEVEALMPRAAHIRAAALQRNEFRGFRAALDRGGDRLGVIAEVKKASPSVGLIDPNFDPIRQAKRYLDGGASCLSILTDEKYFQGSLSYLSKISEFSDAPLLRKDFTIHPVQIHEAVVAGADAILLIVAALDDELMKRLYNEAKDLQLDVLVEVHDLPEMERAIELGADLIGINNRNLKTFEIDLATTETLADEVSDDVILVSESGLRSVEDVQRALDAGANAVLIGESLMRAHNPAEEIEAYLELRSL from the coding sequence ATGTCCGACAAGCTCGCCGAGATCATCGCCACCAAGCGCCTGGAAGTCGAAGCCCTGATGCCGCGTGCCGCGCACATCCGTGCCGCCGCCCTTCAGCGCAATGAATTCCGGGGTTTCCGCGCCGCCCTCGACCGCGGCGGCGATCGCCTCGGTGTGATTGCGGAGGTGAAGAAGGCCTCGCCCTCCGTCGGCCTGATCGACCCGAATTTCGACCCTATCCGCCAGGCCAAGCGCTACCTCGACGGCGGCGCTTCCTGCCTCTCGATCCTCACCGACGAGAAGTACTTCCAAGGCTCCCTCAGCTACCTTTCGAAGATCTCCGAGTTCTCGGACGCCCCTCTGCTCCGCAAGGACTTCACCATCCATCCCGTGCAAATCCATGAGGCCGTGGTGGCCGGTGCGGATGCGATCCTCCTCATCGTGGCCGCGCTCGATGACGAGCTGATGAAGCGCCTCTACAACGAGGCCAAGGACCTTCAGCTCGACGTGCTGGTGGAAGTCCACGACCTGCCCGAGATGGAGCGCGCCATCGAGTTGGGTGCCGATCTCATCGGCATCAACAACCGCAACCTGAAGACCTTCGAGATCGACCTCGCCACCACCGAGACCCTCGCCGACGAAGTTTCCGACGACGTCATCCTCGTCTCCGAGTCCGGCCTGCGCAGCGTGGAAGATGTCCAGCGCGCCCTCGATGCCGGCGCGAACGCCGTCCTCATTGGCGAGTCTCTCATGCGCGCCCACAACCCTGCGGAAGAAATCGAGGCCTACCTCGAACTGCGGTCACTGTGA
- a CDS encoding glycoside hydrolase family 76 protein translates to MKQLLRVGLALIAAVSPLAAQTSPYLEKAEEVSAHIQEHFWDRKSGLYMGKSGGTEPELIWGCGVMFSSLVSAARHDKKYRRVMGDFFEAMDAYWDVKVKIPGYEPARTQGGNDKYYDDNAWMVLTFLEAYELTKESKYLKRAEETLEFVVSGWDEEVGGGIWWHEAHKGGDKNTCVNAPAALGCFRLARFKKDAEAAKWNALGEKIVVWTVKTLQGENGLFWDNIKVATGEINKGQLTYNSALMLRNFLSLHTRTKEAFYLDEALRMGKAANGMMDGQQKAYRDHIKWAHLMVEADLELYRHTGQEVYLKRAISNTEKHYADWKKSPYPDLISQGSLARELWLLVDHTTPVGKEFWKVADQAKGPAK, encoded by the coding sequence ATGAAGCAGCTCCTGCGCGTCGGCCTAGCCCTGATCGCGGCGGTATCACCGCTCGCGGCCCAGACCTCCCCTTATCTTGAGAAGGCCGAGGAGGTCTCGGCGCATATCCAGGAGCATTTCTGGGATCGGAAGTCCGGCCTCTACATGGGCAAGTCGGGAGGCACGGAGCCGGAGCTGATCTGGGGCTGCGGGGTGATGTTTTCCTCACTGGTGAGCGCGGCACGGCACGACAAGAAGTACCGCCGGGTGATGGGGGACTTCTTCGAGGCGATGGATGCCTACTGGGACGTGAAGGTGAAGATCCCGGGCTATGAGCCGGCGCGGACCCAGGGCGGCAACGACAAGTACTACGACGACAACGCGTGGATGGTGCTGACCTTCCTGGAGGCGTACGAGCTGACGAAGGAATCAAAGTATCTCAAACGGGCCGAGGAGACGCTGGAGTTCGTGGTGAGCGGCTGGGACGAGGAAGTGGGCGGGGGGATCTGGTGGCACGAGGCGCATAAGGGCGGTGACAAGAACACCTGCGTGAATGCACCGGCGGCGCTCGGCTGCTTCCGGCTGGCGCGCTTCAAGAAGGATGCCGAAGCAGCGAAGTGGAATGCTCTGGGCGAGAAGATCGTGGTCTGGACGGTGAAGACCCTGCAGGGCGAGAACGGCCTGTTCTGGGACAACATCAAGGTGGCGACCGGCGAGATCAACAAGGGCCAGCTGACCTACAATTCAGCGCTGATGCTGCGGAACTTCCTCTCGCTGCACACGCGGACAAAGGAGGCCTTTTACCTAGATGAAGCGCTGCGGATGGGGAAGGCGGCGAACGGGATGATGGATGGCCAACAGAAGGCGTATCGCGATCACATCAAATGGGCGCACCTGATGGTGGAGGCGGATCTGGAGCTCTACCGGCATACCGGGCAGGAGGTCTACCTGAAGCGCGCGATCAGCAACACGGAGAAGCACTACGCGGATTGGAAGAAGTCACCGTATCCCGACCTGATTTCGCAAGGCTCGCTGGCGCGGGAGCTGTGGTTGCTGGTGGATCACACCACGCCGGTGGGGAAAGAGTTTTGGAAGGTGGCGGATCAGGCGAAGGGGCCGGCGAAGTGA
- a CDS encoding DUF4250 domain-containing protein, whose protein sequence is MDPHLLVGLVNTELRNHCDSLEDLVKTHGLERKDLVAKLAAAGYDYREEQNQFR, encoded by the coding sequence ATGGATCCCCATCTGCTGGTGGGCCTGGTGAATACCGAACTGAGGAATCACTGCGATTCGCTCGAGGATCTGGTGAAGACCCATGGGCTGGAGCGCAAGGATCTGGTGGCCAAGCTGGCGGCCGCGGGCTACGACTATCGCGAGGAGCAAAACCAGTTCCGCTAG
- a CDS encoding DUF1992 domain-containing protein, with translation MSPLAQLGEALIDQAIASGELRPPPPATVLDLEVYFRTPESWRAAHSMLKGHGFLPPEMEQLKQAATLEEDLAACGDPAERIRLRRQIEELRTSFRLALERLRES, from the coding sequence ATGTCCCCTCTCGCCCAGCTCGGCGAAGCCCTGATCGATCAGGCCATTGCCTCCGGCGAGTTACGCCCGCCGCCCCCGGCCACCGTCCTCGATCTCGAGGTCTATTTCCGAACGCCGGAATCATGGCGCGCCGCCCATTCCATGCTGAAGGGCCACGGCTTCCTCCCGCCTGAAATGGAGCAGCTTAAACAGGCCGCCACTCTGGAGGAAGATCTCGCCGCCTGTGGCGATCCTGCCGAACGCATCCGCCTCCGCCGACAAATCGAGGAACTGCGCACCTCCTTCCGCCTTGCCCTCGAGCGCCTCCGCGAATCCTAG
- a CDS encoding DUF3140 domain-containing protein, with protein sequence MTATAQKETVADFKKAVNMSTARLEKWLATDESKAVGYKGSGGESVGHRSGRRIIKLLGKKQDDLTEGDLRHMRKVVGYVHRHLAQRPSGDVSDTPWRYSLMNWGHDPSSKRS encoded by the coding sequence ATGACCGCCACCGCCCAAAAGGAAACCGTGGCCGACTTCAAGAAAGCCGTGAACATGAGCACGGCCCGCTTGGAAAAGTGGCTCGCCACCGATGAGTCAAAGGCCGTCGGCTACAAGGGCTCCGGCGGCGAATCTGTCGGTCACCGCTCCGGTCGCCGCATCATCAAGCTCCTCGGCAAGAAACAGGACGATCTCACCGAGGGTGATCTGCGCCACATGCGCAAGGTCGTCGGCTACGTTCACCGCCACCTCGCCCAGCGCCCTTCCGGAGACGTTTCGGATACTCCTTGGCGCTACAGCCTCATGAACTGGGGCCACGACCCCTCAAGCAAGCGCAGCTAG
- a CDS encoding DUF2945 domain-containing protein, which yields MAKKSFRKGDRVEWETSHGRTSGKVEKKLTSPRKIKGHQVAASTANPEYLVTSEKTGKQAAHKPEALKKAKSK from the coding sequence ATGGCCAAGAAATCATTCCGCAAAGGCGATCGCGTCGAATGGGAAACATCCCACGGCAGGACCTCCGGCAAGGTGGAGAAAAAACTCACTTCACCCCGGAAGATCAAGGGCCACCAAGTGGCGGCCTCCACCGCAAATCCCGAGTACCTCGTCACCAGCGAGAAGACCGGCAAGCAAGCCGCCCACAAACCGGAGGCGCTCAAGAAGGCGAAATCGAAATGA
- a CDS encoding Gfo/Idh/MocA family protein: MNSITRRHALRLGAAASAAPFLNLRAQEGGGKKLGVALLGLGDYATKQLGPALKKTGNARLAGIITGSADKVPTWQKEYEIPDGSVYDYQTLEKIADNKDIDIVYVVTPTALHAEYAIRALEAGKHVICEKPMAPTPEDCARMIKTAADKSRTLQIGYRLHWDPFHLKLMEAIKTKEFGEWKSIDVSDAGRMNDFTRHNAWRVDKELGIAGALYDLGVYCVQAALYSAQEHPLKVTAKSWTEREKEFSEVPEHWEWELEFSGGRKAKGFASYGKNGNHVKVEAEKGLIQIEPAYGYGGQKGSTPAGAMDFQHVFQQQLQIEGQVEAILSGKPSKVPGEMGQRDIEVIRGIMEAAESGKAHEFGKFAY; this comes from the coding sequence ATGAACTCCATAACCCGCCGCCATGCCCTCCGCCTCGGTGCCGCTGCCAGTGCCGCTCCTTTCCTGAATCTTCGTGCCCAAGAAGGCGGTGGAAAGAAGCTCGGGGTGGCACTGCTGGGACTGGGCGACTACGCGACGAAGCAACTGGGTCCGGCGTTGAAGAAGACCGGCAACGCGCGCTTGGCGGGAATCATCACCGGCTCGGCCGACAAGGTGCCGACTTGGCAAAAGGAATACGAGATCCCGGACGGAAGCGTTTATGACTACCAAACGCTGGAGAAGATCGCGGACAACAAGGACATCGATATCGTCTATGTGGTCACGCCTACCGCGCTGCATGCGGAGTATGCGATCCGGGCGCTGGAGGCGGGCAAGCATGTGATCTGCGAGAAGCCGATGGCACCGACGCCGGAAGACTGTGCACGCATGATCAAGACGGCGGCGGACAAGAGTCGAACCCTGCAGATCGGGTATCGGCTTCACTGGGATCCTTTTCACCTGAAGCTGATGGAGGCGATCAAGACGAAGGAGTTCGGCGAGTGGAAGTCGATCGATGTTTCGGATGCGGGACGGATGAATGATTTCACGCGGCACAATGCGTGGCGGGTGGACAAGGAACTGGGGATTGCGGGCGCGCTCTACGACTTGGGGGTGTACTGCGTGCAGGCGGCGCTTTATTCGGCGCAGGAACATCCGCTAAAGGTGACGGCGAAGAGCTGGACCGAACGCGAGAAGGAATTCAGCGAGGTGCCGGAGCATTGGGAGTGGGAGCTGGAATTCTCCGGCGGCCGAAAGGCGAAGGGCTTCGCCAGCTACGGAAAGAATGGCAACCACGTGAAGGTGGAGGCGGAGAAGGGTCTGATCCAGATCGAGCCGGCCTATGGTTACGGCGGCCAGAAAGGTAGCACTCCGGCAGGGGCGATGGACTTCCAGCACGTCTTCCAGCAGCAGCTTCAGATCGAAGGGCAAGTGGAGGCGATCCTGAGCGGCAAGCCGAGCAAGGTGCCGGGCGAGATGGGACAGCGGGATATCGAGGTGATCCGCGGCATCATGGAGGCGGCGGAAAGCGGCAAGGCGCACGAGTTCGGGAAATTCGCCTACTGA
- a CDS encoding YciI family protein, with product MKYLMKIINADPTIFAALGKEERNEIHRECGAWHEELEKKGQTLFAAALQPAETATTLRHSGGKVVVTDGPFAEAKEVLGGFEVLECADLDEAMAIAKRFPALKSGMAVELLPLVPDGGCMED from the coding sequence ATGAAATACCTGATGAAGATTATCAACGCCGACCCGACGATCTTTGCCGCGCTGGGCAAGGAGGAGCGGAACGAGATTCATCGCGAGTGCGGTGCTTGGCATGAAGAGCTGGAGAAGAAAGGCCAGACACTCTTTGCTGCGGCGCTGCAGCCTGCGGAAACGGCCACCACGTTGCGCCACAGCGGCGGAAAGGTGGTGGTGACAGACGGGCCCTTCGCGGAAGCGAAGGAAGTGCTGGGAGGCTTCGAGGTGTTGGAATGTGCGGATCTGGATGAGGCGATGGCGATCGCGAAACGCTTCCCGGCGCTGAAGTCGGGCATGGCGGTGGAGCTGCTGCCGCTGGTGCCGGACGGAGGCTGTATGGAAGATTAA